The Phaeocystidibacter marisrubri genomic interval AATCGAATGTTCTGTGTTCCATCGGTCCATACTAGTTGATGGTTGTAGGCCGATAACCCCCAGCCTTCTCTAATTTTGAAATCGTGCTCCTTAATAGGGGTGAACTCACTTCCATTCCACGTGTACTTCATGCATTTTCCTTCGCGCCAAGTCACTTGATAAATGGTGTCATCTAATAAGGTCATACCCTCGGCAAACCAAGATTCTGGTAGTTTGTGTTGTTGGAGGATTTTGCGACTGCCCAATTTGTAAGTACTCAAGGCCGATTGACCATATTGACCAGAACTCTCAATAATTAAGTCGCCAGAAAGGGTGAATCCTTGTGTAAATAATTCGGAAGGATGAGGGTAGGTGTTGACCACTTCGTAGGCGATAGTTGTTGATTTCTCGGACGGAACAACAAAGCACTCAACTGGGTAAGAAAGACTGTCCTCATTTCTATACGTGGTAATGATGAAGTGATTGGTTCCATATTTAGCATCGGCTGGGATGGTAAATATTCCGTTGTTTGAAATGACCTTCGTTCCACTCTTTACAATCAATCCATCTCCATTGTGTTCCACTTTCAAGTCAATCTTCATTCCACGATTGAAATTGTATCCTGAAGTAGACAATTGCGTGTGCATCTTGAGCTTTTCAGGAGTACACGCTAGAAGGGATAAAAAGCTTAGTAGAAAGAGAAGCTTCTTCATTAGTTGGCAAATTGCATGGATGAGAGTTGATAGTACAATCCCTCTTTATTTTCTGAGAGTTCGTAGTGATTGCCACTCTCGATAATCTGACCATTCTCCATCACTAAGATCTTATCTGCACTTCTTACGGTAGACAATCTATGAGCAATCACAATAGTGGTTCTACCCACCATCAATTTGTCGAGAGCTTCTTGAACCAGACGTTCCGATTCTGAATCAAGTGCGGATGTGGCTTCATCCAAAATAAGAATAGCTGGGTCTTTGAGTACCGCTCTTGCAATGGCAATACGCTGACGCTGACCACCGGATAATTGAACACCGCGTTCACCTACAATTGTTTCAAGGCCAGAAGAAAATTCAGAAATGAACTTCCAGGCATTGGCTTTTTTCGCGGCTTCGATGATTTCTTCTTCCGTAGCTTCACTTTTTCCATAAGCGATGTTCTCACGAATGGTTCCGCCAAATAGGAATACGTCTTGAGGAACAACAGCCATGTGGTTTCGCAGTACCGATAAGTTGTATTGGTTAGCTGGCTTACCATCGAACTGTATCTCGCCATTGGACGGTTCAAAGAATCGCATGATCAATTGAACGAGTGTTGATTTTCCGGCACCTGAAGGTCCTACCAATGCGATTTGATCTCCAGAGTTTGCGGTAAAGGAAAGGTTGCGAACTACATCGGTATCTGGACGGGTTGGATAGGCGAAGGTTACGTTTATAAATGCTACATCTCCTTTAAACCCTGGAATAGGGGAAGGATGATAGTCTAGATCTTCCGTTTCTTCGTCGAGAATTTTCATCAACTCTTCCGTTGCGCCAACAGCCTTTTGAACTCGGGCGTAAACGTCTGCAAATCCCGCAATAGAACCTCCAACGAATCCGGCCAATAGGATGAAGGAAACCAAGTCGCCGTGTTCAAGATGGCCTTGTTCAATAAGGGTAGCAGCTTTCCAGATGATGGCCACAATCGCACCAAACATCCCTACAACCATAAACGATGAAAAGG includes:
- a CDS encoding ABC transporter ATP-binding protein, with the protein product MQKDEKKAKRLSKDSIRQIFKLYEYIRPFRGVFALGMVFLILSSLANLAFPMLMGELILPPPNATEGEVVNNLLPQSGGSINIDAINKTALQLIALLLAQALFSYGRVRTFVYVTENALARLRQVTYEHLIKLPIQFFNQRRVGELNSRISSDITQLQETMTTTLAEFVRQLIIIIGGVTLMVITSWKLALFTLAILPPMVLLAVFFGRFIRKYSKQFQAEVAESNTIVEESLQGIYNVKAFANEFLEITRYRKKTSEVAQTGIKGGSYRAAFSSFMVVGMFGAIVAIIWKAATLIEQGHLEHGDLVSFILLAGFVGGSIAGFADVYARVQKAVGATEELMKILDEETEDLDYHPSPIPGFKGDVAFINVTFAYPTRPDTDVVRNLSFTANSGDQIALVGPSGAGKSTLVQLIMRFFEPSNGEIQFDGKPANQYNLSVLRNHMAVVPQDVFLFGGTIRENIAYGKSEATEEEIIEAAKKANAWKFISEFSSGLETIVGERGVQLSGGQRQRIAIARAVLKDPAILILDEATSALDSESERLVQEALDKLMVGRTTIVIAHRLSTVRSADKILVMENGQIIESGNHYELSENKEGLYYQLSSMQFAN
- a CDS encoding glutaminyl-peptide cyclotransferase; translation: MKKLLFLLSFLSLLACTPEKLKMHTQLSTSGYNFNRGMKIDLKVEHNGDGLIVKSGTKVISNNGIFTIPADAKYGTNHFIITTYRNEDSLSYPVECFVVPSEKSTTIAYEVVNTYPHPSELFTQGFTLSGDLIIESSGQYGQSALSTYKLGSRKILQQHKLPESWFAEGMTLLDDTIYQVTWREGKCMKYTWNGSEFTPIKEHDFKIREGWGLSAYNHQLVWTDGTQNIRFVDPFSLTTVSTKESMNSDGYFGNLNETEIYKGYLAANIWQSDRIVFIDLESGASTRHLDLTEIAIQHDDQGTLNGIAVRGENLLITGKNWDVIYELKLDWK